A window from Piliocolobus tephrosceles isolate RC106 chromosome 11, ASM277652v3, whole genome shotgun sequence encodes these proteins:
- the CCL20 gene encoding C-C motif chemokine 20 isoform X2 has protein sequence MCCSKSLLLAALMSVLLLHLCSKSEASNFDCCLRYTDRILHPKFIVGFTQQLANETCDINAVIFHTRKGLSVCANPKQTWVKFIVRHLSKKINKM, from the exons ATGTGCTGTAGCAAGAGTTTGCTCCTGGCTGCTTTGATGTCAGTGCTGCTACTCCATCTCTGCAGCAAATCAGAAG CAAGCAACTTTGACTGCTGTCTTCGATATACAGACCGTATTCTTCATCCTAAATTTATTGTGGGCTTCACACAGCAGCTGGCCAACGAAACCTGCGACATCAATGCTGTCAT ctTTCACACAAGGAAGGGGTTGTCTGTGTGCGCAAATCCAAAGCAGACCTGGGTGAAATTTATTGTACGTCACCTCAG caaaaaaatcaacaagatgTAG
- the CCL20 gene encoding C-C motif chemokine 20 isoform X1 — MCCSKSLLLAALMSVLLLHLCSKSEAASNFDCCLRYTDRILHPKFIVGFTQQLANETCDINAVIFHTRKGLSVCANPKQTWVKFIVRHLSKKINKM; from the exons ATGTGCTGTAGCAAGAGTTTGCTCCTGGCTGCTTTGATGTCAGTGCTGCTACTCCATCTCTGCAGCAAATCAGAAG CAGCAAGCAACTTTGACTGCTGTCTTCGATATACAGACCGTATTCTTCATCCTAAATTTATTGTGGGCTTCACACAGCAGCTGGCCAACGAAACCTGCGACATCAATGCTGTCAT ctTTCACACAAGGAAGGGGTTGTCTGTGTGCGCAAATCCAAAGCAGACCTGGGTGAAATTTATTGTACGTCACCTCAG caaaaaaatcaacaagatgTAG